The Cucumis melo cultivar AY chromosome 5, USDA_Cmelo_AY_1.0, whole genome shotgun sequence genome has a segment encoding these proteins:
- the LOC103491379 gene encoding xyloglucan endotransglucosylase/hydrolase 2-like: MRQLLQLCVFMASLMAATTAGNFLRDVDVTWGGPRAKMLDGGRHLTLSLDKDSGSGFQSKKEFLFGRFDVRMMLVPGNSAGTVTTFYLSSEGTSHDEIDFEFLGNLTGHPYTLHTNVYSQGKGDREQQFHLWFDPTKAFHTYSIDWSPQSIKFLVDNIPIRVFHNWEGIGVSFPKSQPMKVYSSLWNADDWATRGGLVKTDWTKAPFTASYRDFNANGCVASTSSSLLSCSSKYANTLHGAKNNQGGLDAMSRNRLRWVQSKFMVYNYCTDRKRFPQGIPAECKRSRFL, encoded by the exons ATGCGTCAGCTGCTTCAACTTTGTGTTTTCATGGCTTCTCTAATGGCTGCCACCACCGCCGGCAACTTTCTCCGAGATGTCGACGTTACCTGGGGCGGTCCACGTGCCAAAATGCTAGATGGAGGCCGACATCTCACCCTCTCTCTTGACAAAGATTCAGGGTCTGGTTTCCAATCTAAGAAAGAGTTTCTATTTGGAAGGTTTGATGTTCGAATGATGCTTGTCCCTGGAAACTCTGCTGGCACTGTTACCACCTTTTAT TTGTCTTCTGAAGGAACAAGTCATGATGAGATTGACTTTGAATTTTTAGGCAATTTAACGGGACATCCTTACACACTTCACACCAATGTGTACTCTCAAGGAAAAGGAGACAGAGAACAACAGTTTCATCTCTGGTTTGATCCCACAAAGGCCTTCCACACTTATTCCATTGATTGGTCTCCACAAAGTATCAA GTTTCTAGTAGATAACATTCCAATAAGGGTGTTCCACAACTGGGAAGGGATTGGTGTTTCATTCCCAAAGAGCCAACCAATGAAAGTATATTCAAGTCTATGGAATGCAGATGATTGGGCAACCAGAGGAGGGCTAGTGAAGACAGATTGGACAAAGGCTCCTTTCACAGCATCTTACAGAGACTTCAATGCCAATGGGTGTGTTGCATCAACTAGTTCATCATTATTATCTTGCAGCTCAAAATATGCCAATACTCTACATGGAGCAAAAAACAATCAAGGAGGATTGGACGCCATGAGTAGGAATAGATTGAGATGGGTGCAATCCAAGTTCATGGTTTATAATTACTGCACTGACCGTAAAAGATTTCCTCAAGGCATCCCAGCTGAATGTAAGCGCTCAAGGTTTCTATGA